GTGCTGACCAAACTCGACGGCGACGCCCGCGGGGGCGCGGCCCTTGCCGTTCTGGCGGCGACCGGCGTGCCGGTCAAGTTCGCCGGCGTCGGCGAAGGCATCGACGCCTTCGAGGAATTCGACGCCCGACGGATGGCCGAGCGCATCATGGGCATGGGGGATCTGGTCGGCCTGGCCGAAAAAGTCCGTCAGGCGACGACGGAGGAAGACCTGGCCAAAATCAGCCAGAGCTTTGCCAAGAAGAAGAAAAAAGGGCTGAGCCTGGAAGACCTGATGCTTCAGTTTGAGCAGGTGGAAAAACTGGGGCCGCTCGACAAGGTCGTCGAAATGCTTCCGGGCAACTTAGGAAAAAAACTGGCCCAGCAGGCGCCTGACGCGGCGGATCCCCGTCGGCTGCGGCGCATGAAGGCGGTCATTCAGTCAATGACCCCGGCTGAACGGGAAAACCCCAAGCTGCTGAACGCGTCGCGTCGCCGGCGCATCGCCCTTGGATCCGGCACGTCAGTCCAGATGGTCAACCAGCTGATGAAGCAGTTTGACCAGATGAACCAAGTCTGGAAGCAGTTCGGCGGCATGGGAATGGGAAAAAGCATGAAGATGGTTCGCCGGCTCGGCGGCCTTTTCAGATAGACCGATATTTCGGTTTCAGGCACATCAGGAGGTGCTCATATGGCAGTCAGAATCAGACTTTCACGGATGGGACGCAAAAAAGTTCCCTTCTACCGGCTCGTTGTTGCCGACTCACGGTCCCCGCGGGACGGACGCTTCATCGAGCAGATCGGCGTGTACGATCCCATGAAGGATCCGGCGGAGATTCGGGTGGACGAAGAGAAGGCGGTCAAGTGGCTTAATGACGGCGCGCTTCCTTCCGATACGGCTCGTGGCCTGCTCAAGAAGGCCGGCGTTTGGGAGAAGTTCGAAGCCGGCAAAGCCAAGGCCTAGAGGCCTTGTCTCATGGTGGACTATAAGGCCCTTGTTGAATTTGTTGTCCGGGAGCTGGTAACTCAGCCTGATCAGGTTTCCGTCTCAGTGACCGATCGGGACGGACGCCAGTTGGTCGACATTGCCGTCGCTTCCGACGATATGGGCCGGGTCATCGGCCGCCGGGGCAGCACCATCGGCGCCATTCGTCAGCTGGTCGGCGTCGCGGCGGCGAAGGCAGGAGACGCCGTCGACGTAGACATTATCGGTTAGCGATGGAGGACCGGGTCGTTATCGCCAAGGTCGTTGGCCCGCATGGGGTCAAAGGCGCAGTGCGGGTCGCCCCTCTGACCGATTTCCCCGAGCGGTTTGAGACGATGACGCGCGTTCGGTTTTACCGGGACGGCGAAGAAGTCGGCCAGTATCCCCTAAAAAGCGTCGGCGAGCTTCGTTCGAAAGGCCAAATCATCTTGGAGCTCGGCGGGCTTTCCGATGCAGCCGAGGCTGAAGCGCTTCGAGGGTGTTTTATCTGCGTGCCGCCTGACGAGATGGTTCCTCTTCCCGAAGGGCAGTACTGGATTCGGGACCTCGTCGGCCTTCAGGCCAAGGACGAAACCGGGGAAGTCTTAGGTGTCGTCCGGGACGTTTTAACGACCGGCGCGTCGGATATCTTCGAGATTGAAGGCTTGGACGGCAAAAAACACTTGGTGCCGTTTGTCGATCAGTTCATCCGTCAGGTTTCGTTGGACCGGCGGGAACTGGTGATCTCGATGATGGAAGGTCTGTGGGACTGAGATGGACGTAACCGTACTGACGGCGTTTCCCGGCCTGTTTGAGGGTTTCCTCCGCGACGGATTGGTCGGCAGCGCGCTGAGCCGCGGCCTCATCAAAGTCGAAGTGCAGGACCTGCGCCAGTGGGGCGTCGGCAACTATCGGGCGATCGACGACTACAGCTTCGGCGGCCGGGGCGGCATGACGCTTTCCGCGCCTGTCTTAGACGCCGGATTGTCAGCGGTCAGCCGGTCGGGAGAAGTCCCTTACGTGATTTACCCGTCCCCTCAGGGCGTTCCTCTGACCCAAGACTTGGTCGAGTCGCTTCCCCGCGACCGGCACGTGGTGTTCGTGTGCGGTCACTTTGAGGGACTGGACGAGCGGTTTGTGCAGAGCCGGGTTGATCTGGAAATTTCCCTTGGAGACTTCGTGTTGTCCGGCGGTGAAATTCCTGTCATGGCTGCGATTGACGCGATGGCCCGCTTGGTGGAAGGCGCGGTCGGCAAGGAGCTGTCAGTTCGGGAGGACTCGTTCTTTGACGGCATGCTGGACACGTGTCATTACACCCGTCCGGCCAGTTGGAATGGTCAGAACGTTCCGGAAGTCCTTCTGTCAGGACGCGATCGGGATATTGACCTGTGGCGGCGCCGCACGGCCGTTCGGCGGACCTTGGCCCGACGTCCGGATCTGCTCAGCCGGGCCGGCCTGATGGGGTACCTGTCCGACCAAGTTCACCTCGGTCTGGCGGTCGACCCGTTTGATCCGGCGCTTGCCGAGACGGCCTGTCAGTGCCTCGCCGTTGCGGACGCCTATGGCCTGGATCGGGTGCTCATGTCGCCCACACGGGGAAGTCTGGACGACTTGAGAGCTGCGCTGGAAGGCGCAAAAAGCGTTAAAGCGCTGCCTTCGCCTGATGGGATGGTTCGGTGGATTGCCCGCAAGGGGCGAGGCGCGCCGGCAGTTTTGTTGGCACAGCAGGAAAATGGTTTGCCATGGCTGGAGGCTAAACGGCGAATTGCCCAGGCCGAAGGCCCAGTTCTGGTCCTTTTGGGCGCAGAACGTTTTGACTCGGCGGCGTCTGTGCCGCTGAAGCGTATCGAAGCTACCGACCGAGCCTTGCCTCCGGTCGCTCTGGTTTCGGCTGTTCTTGATCGATTTTTCGGCTCACGCTGAGAGCGGAGAGCCTATCTGCAAGGAGGGTCATCGATGGATCCGAGAATTAAACTGGTTGAAGATAAGTGCATGCGTCACGATATTCCGGAGTTTCGTCCCGGCGACACGGTCCGCGTGAACGTGAAGGTTAAGGAAGGCAACCGGGAGCGCATTCAGGCGTTTGAGGGCGTTGTGATTGCCCGCAAACACGGCGGCGCTACCGAGACGTTCACCGTCAGAAAGATGTCCAGCGGCGTCGGCGTCGAGCGTATTTTCCCGCTTCACTGCCCGACGATCGCCGGCGTTGAGGTCAAGCGTCACGGCCGGGTTCGTCGCGCCAAGCTGTACTACCTGCGCAGCCGCCGCGGCAAGGCCGCCCGTATCACCGAGCGTTTGCTCACCAAGTAACCAGCGCAAGAAGAAAGCCCGAAGGCTGCAAGCCTTCGGGCTTTTTCTGTACGCTCATACGGATGAGATTGTAGTTCCCTCTCGGCGGCAAAATGCGTCAAGCGAAGCCAGTCGGCATTGGGGTCGTATTCGCGCGTTTGTTTGATATAATCATTATGAGCTTCAGATATTTTCACGAGGAGTGATATGAATGAAGAAAAGAATTTTTGCTTTGGCAGCTGCCGCTCTCCTGAGCGCCGTCTCGGCTTTTGGGTCTCCGCTTGACGCGTTCAAGGGCCAGAGCGGGACGATTGACATCGCTGGCGGAACGGCTCATATCCCGGTCATGAAGAAAGCGGCCGAGGATATCATGACGTTCAACCCTGATATCCGCATTAGCGTGGCCGGCGGCGGCAGTGGCGTGGGCGTCAAGCAGGTCGGCGAAGGGGTCGTGCAAATTGGCAACACTGGACGCGCCCTGAAGGCCGAAGAAGTCGAAAAGTATGGGCTGGTCACGTTCCCGTTCGCCATTGACGGCGTGGCTCTGGCCGTTAACCCGGCTAACCCTGTGAAGGCTCTGACGAGCGAACAGGCGAAGGGCATCTACACCGGCGCGATCACCGACTGGAAGGAGCTGGGCGGAGAGCCCGGCGCGATCGACATTTACGGCCGGGAAGACGGCAGCGGGACGCGCCAGACCTTTGACGATCTGGTGCTGGGCAAGAACGTCGAGTCCGCGCCGTCGGTCAACGCCGTCAACAGCAACGGCGCGATGAAGACCGCCATCGCGAACGATCCCCGCGCGATCGGCTACGTGGGCATTGGGTACTTGGACAGCTCCGTCGCCGCGGTGGCGCTTGACGGGGCCGTGCCGAACCAAGAGAACGCGGCGTCCGGAGCGTACCGGGTGACCCGTCAGCTGTACATGAACACGAAGGGCGAGCCGGAAGGGATTGTGAAGGCGTTTATCGATTACATTTACAGCGATGAAGGGGCGAAAATCATCAGCGACAGCGGCTACATTCCGCTGAAGCGCAAGTGAAGCGTCCTGAAAACGACGTCCTGACGATTAAAGCGCCGCTCTGGATTCGGGCAGCCGCCGGAGCGGCCGCTTCTATTCTGGCGGCGCTTTTTGCTTTTGTCCTGATTACCGCCCTCGACGCGCTGAGAGAAGGACGCGATTTTCACCTGCTGGGCGTTACGTGGAACGCCGCACGCGGGCTGTTCGGAGTGGCTCCGATGATCTTCAACACGGCTCTTTTAGCCCTCTGCGGCGCTTCTCTCGGGTGGCTGCTGTCCGTTGGGCTTGCCCTGTCGCTCCGCTTCGGCCAGCCTAAGGCCCTTCGGAGCGGCCTTTTAGTTCTGCTGCGGGGAATGACCGCCGTCCCGACGGTCGTTTACGGGTTCACCGGCCTTTTCCTGCTCGTTCCGCTGATTCGGGGACATCTGGGAGGTTCCGGGCTGTGCTTTCTGTCTGCCGCACTCCTTCTGGCCCTGCAGGGGATCCCCGCGATGACGCTCGTTATCGACGGCGCAGCGTCGCTGGTAGAGACGAAACACGCAGTTGCCGCGGCGGCGCTGGGCCTTTCGCCTCTTGAAATCGCTTCTCGAGTGACCCTGCCGGCCTGTCGCGGGGCCCTGCGAGACGCGGCTGTCCTCGGGCTGGGCCGAGCGATGGGCGACGCGCTGATTCCCGTGATGGTCGGCGGCAACGCCCTGTCCTTTGTCACTAGCCCTCTTGGGTCCATGAGGACGCTGGCGGCCCACATCAGCCTGACGTTGTCATCCGACCTGACTGGGGGAGAGCACCTGTCGCTGCTTCTTTCCGGCGGCGTTCTTCTCTCCATGGGGTTCCTCGTGGCCGGGATCGGTCGGGCGCTGCGCGCTCGGGAGGCGCGAAAGAGATCATGAAGTGCCGGGAAGCAAGTCTTACGATCCTCAGGCTGGTCTCGTTGGCTGCCGTTGCCATTTCGGTGGGAGCCCTCGGGTGGTTTCTTTTCCGGCGAGGGATCCCGGCGATCAACAGACAGCTGTTTTTTGGCCATGTACCGCCGATCGACGCGTTGCTCGCCAGACGGCCGGTTTGGGACGGAATATGGCCGGCGCTTGCCGGAACGAGCTGCGTCATGGTCCTGACGCTGGTTTTAGTCGCGGTTCCAGGACTTGCCTGCGGCGCCTACCTCGCCAGCCCGGGGACCTCTCGGCTCAAGTCCTTTCTCGGCTTGGCTGTTGACCTCGTGGCGGGTGTCCCCAGTATCGTGATGGGGCTTTTCGGCTTCGAGTTTCTCCTCCTCCTTCGCCGGACCGTCGCGCCTCACGCTACCACCTGTCTTTTGCTGGCGGCCGGGTGCTTGGCGCTTTTGACTCTGCCGACTTTGGCGCTTGGCGTTCGGGCGTCGCTTGCCGCGCTGCCGACTGACTTGGCCCTGACCGGGCGAGCGCTGGGGATGTCAGAATGGCAGACCCTTCGTCATTTGCTGCTCCCTGCGGCAGGGCGGGGAGTCCTCAGCTCGTTTATGCTCGTGCTTGGGCGTGCCGCCGAGGACACGGCTGTCATTATGCTGACCGGGGTCGTCGCCAGCGGAGGCCTTCCGGGCGGGCTGCTCGGAAAATTTGAGACCCTGTCGTTTTTCGTCTTCTACAAGTCAGGACAGTATCTGGACGCGGCGGACTTGAACCGGGCCTTCGGGGCGGCTGTGTCGCTCCTTGCGATGACGGGGGTTTTTCTGCTCGTCTCGTGGCATTTGAGAAAGGGGATGGACCGATCGTGGCGGAGAGGCTAGAGACGGCGCTGGATGTCAGCGGCCTGTGCGCGTCGTTTGCCGGCGCTCCGGTGCTCAGCGGAGTAACGTTCAGCGCGCCGCGCCGCGCGGTCACCGTTTTGGTCGGCCGGTCAGGTTCCGGCAAGACGACGGTTCTTCGGGCGGTCAATCGGCTGAACGAGTGCTTCCCCGGCTACCGGGAAAGCGGCTCCGTGACGTTTCACTTCAGCGACGGCGTTCGGCCTCACCGCGGTCCTAGATCCTTCGAGGCGACGGAACTCAGGCGTCGCGTCGCCATGGTCTTTCAAACGCCGTCTCCGCTTCCGCTGTCAATTCGTCGGAACCTCACCATGCCGTTGGAAGTGCTCAGAAACGTCCGAGGGAAGAGCGCCTCTGAAGAAGTTGAAGGGGCCTTGCGAACTGTTGGGCTATGGGACGAGGTAAAAGACCGGCTCGACGACAGCGCCGAGACGCTGAGCGGCGGACAGAAGCAGAGGCTGTGTCTCGCTCGTGCTCTGGCGCTCAAGCCGGAAATGTTCCTCTTCGACGAGCCGACAGCCTCTTTGGACGTGCGGGCGGCAGAAAGGTTGGAAAAGCTCATCACGTCCCTTTCGGCCAAGTTCCCGGTCGTCATGGTTTCCCACAGTTTAGAGCAGGCCCGGCGGCTTGCCGATCAGCTGGTCGTCATTGAGAGCGGAAAGACGGTCGGGATCCTGACGAAGGATCAGCTGGCGGAAAAGACAGAATCGGAGCTACGGCTTCTGCTTGACGGCTCAGAAGAGGTGAAAGACGATTGAGAGTCCTGAACCTTTGTGGTATAATCCCAAAGGTTTTTAATTCGTAAGCCGGATCAGGGCGAGGGCGGTGCCCTAGAGGGTCCCAAGTCCGCGACGACCCGGCCGACAAACAACCAGGAGGAATGAGAACATGGCAGTTGTCAGTATGAAGCAGCTTTTGGAGTGCGGCGTCCACTTTGGACACCAGACCCGCCGGTGGAACCCCAAGATGAAGCCTTACATCTTCACCGAGCGCAACGGCGTGTACATTATCGACCTGCAGAAGACCGTGAAGGGGCTTGAAAAGGCCTACGACTTCGTCCGCAGCGTTGGACAGGACGACGGCACGCTGCTTTTCGTCGGCACCAAGCGTCAGGCTCAGGACACGATCGCGGAAGAGGCGCAGCGGAGCGGCCAGTACTACATCAACCAGCGCTGGCTCGGCGGTCTGCTTACCAACTTCCAGACGCTTCGCAAGCGCGTTCAGCGCATGATCGAACTGCAGAAGATCGACGCGGACGACGACTGGGGCGAGCACACGAAGAAGGAAATCTCCCTCCTTCGCAAGGAGAAAGCCAAGCTGGAGAAGTACCTTCAGGGCATTCGGGACATGAAGAAGCTGCCCGACGCGCTGTTTGTCATCGACCCGAGACGCGAGGACATCGCCGTTCTCGAAGCCCGCAAGCTGGGTATCCCGGTCATTTCCATCGTCGACACCAACTGCGATCCTGAAATGATCGATTTCCCCATCCCCGGCAACGATGACGCGATCAGAGCGATCAAGCTGATTACCGGCCTGATGGCGAACGCCATGATCGAAGGACGGGGCGGCGTCGACGCGGCGGTAGAGCGCAAGCCCGAAGTTGCTGAAGAAGAGAACGAACTGGCTAGCGACGAGGACGTCCTGGACATGAAGGAAAAACTGACCGAGACCTACGGCTCCGAAACCGCCGAAGGCGAAGAAGACTAAGGGGGATCCCGTTATGGAAATTTCCGCTTCCATGGTAAAGGAGCTTCGCGAGCGCACTGGCTGCGGCATGATGGACTGCAAGAAAGCCTTGGCGGAGTGCGGCGGCGACATGGAAAAAGCCATCGACTACCTTCGGGAAAAGGGCTTGGCCAAGGCCGCTAAAAAGGCCAGCCGGAACGCAAAGGACGGCCGGGTGTTCTCTTACATTCACAACACCGGCAAAGTCGGCGTTCTCGTTGAACTGGACTGTGAAACTGACTTCGTCGGCCGGACCGACGAGTTCCAGCAGCTGGGGCATGACATTGCCATGCACATCGCCGCGACCAACCCGGCGTATCTTAACCCTGAAGCTGTCCCCGCAGAGGACTTGGAGCACGAGAAGGAAATCTGCCGCGCCCAGCTGAAAGAGGATCCGAAGTTCGCCGGCAAGCCGGAAAAAGTCTTGGAAGGCATCATTGAAGGCAAAATTCGCAAGTTCTACGAGACCAACTGCTTGACCGAGCAGTTCTGGATTCGTGACGACAAGAAGCAGATCAAGGATCTGGTCAACGATCTGATCGCAAAGCTGGGCGAGAACATGGTGATTCGCCGTTACGCCCGGTTCTCCATTGGCGAGTAGAAGAACCGTACAAAGGGGCTCGGACTTGGATTGTCCGCAGCCCCTTTTTTGCGACGAAAGGGGCGCTCTTGCGATGCGGTATCAACGGATCCTCTTGAAGCTTTCCGGCGAAGTCTTAGCAGGAAAAGTCGGCTTTGGACTCGACTTTCGGGCAATTGAAACTATCTGCGAGCAGGTGGCCCAGGTCGCCCGCGAGGGAGTTCAGGTAGGTCTTGTCGTCGGCGGCGGCAACTTTTTCCGCGGACGGCAGGCGACGGACGAAGGCATCGAACGCTCTCAGGCCGACTATATGGGAATGTTGGGCACAACGATTAACGCGCTGGCCCTTCAAGACGTTCTCGAGAGAAAATGTCAGCTGCCGACCCGTGTCCTGACTGCTATTGAAATGCGGGCTATTGCCGAACCGTACATTCGCCGTCGGGCTCTTCGCCACATGGAGAAGGGCCGGATCGTCATCTTTGCCGCGGGGACAGGATCACCGTACTTCTCGACGGACACCACGGCGGCGCTTCGCGCAGCCGAAATTGGCGCTCAGTGTCTCGTCAAGGCGACTAAAGTCGACGGCATCTATGACAAAGACCCTCAAAAATACCCTGACGCCGTCAAGTTCTCCCATCTCACCTATCAGGACGCGCTGGTCAAGCAAATCGCCGTGATGGACGCGGCCTCGTTCTCCCTCTGCATGGAAAACCACATCCCAATTGTCGTGCTCAACGTCCAAGAAAAAGGAACCCTGTGGCGGTTCTTGATAGACGGCGACGAAATTGGTAGTATAGTATCAGAATAAAGTCATCTATCCCAAGTCAGAACAAAAGGAGTGACGGTCATGGCGACATTCGACGTAAAAACACCGATGCAGAAAGTGATTGACCATATGAACGGCGAGTTCCTTGGCATTCGGACGGGACGAGCCCATCCGGGACTCGTCGGAGACGTCAAAGCCGACTATTATGGGACGCCGACGCCGCTGAAACAGATGGCTACCGTCAGCGTCTTGGACGCGCGGACGCTTCAAATCACCCCGTACGACCAGACAGCCGTCAAAACAATTGAAAAAGCCATTTTAGCAGCCAACATCGGCGTCACGCCGGTTGTCGACGGCAAGGTGATTCGGCTCAGCATGCCCGAACTTACCGGCGAACGGCGCAAAGAGCTGTGCAAGTACGTGTCGAAACTGGGAGAAGAGGCGAAAATCGCCCTGAGAAACCTCCGTCGGGACGCGAACGACTTCTACAAAAAGGCAGAGGACGCCGGTGAGATCAGCGAGGATCAGCTGAAAACGGAATTGGACGTGGTGCAGAAGGAGACCGATAGTTTCGTTTCTAAAGTCGACGAGCTTGTCAAAGAAAAAGAAAAAGAAGTCATGGAAAATATCTAAAAGACAAGAGGCAGCGGTCAAACTGATATGCTCCCCCCAAGT
This is a stretch of genomic DNA from Jonquetella anthropi DSM 22815. It encodes these proteins:
- the rpsP gene encoding 30S ribosomal protein S16; translation: MAVRIRLSRMGRKKVPFYRLVVADSRSPRDGRFIEQIGVYDPMKDPAEIRVDEEKAVKWLNDGALPSDTARGLLKKAGVWEKFEAGKAKA
- a CDS encoding KH domain-containing protein, translated to MVDYKALVEFVVRELVTQPDQVSVSVTDRDGRQLVDIAVASDDMGRVIGRRGSTIGAIRQLVGVAAAKAGDAVDVDIIG
- the rimM gene encoding ribosome maturation factor RimM (Essential for efficient processing of 16S rRNA); protein product: MEDRVVIAKVVGPHGVKGAVRVAPLTDFPERFETMTRVRFYRDGEEVGQYPLKSVGELRSKGQIILELGGLSDAAEAEALRGCFICVPPDEMVPLPEGQYWIRDLVGLQAKDETGEVLGVVRDVLTTGASDIFEIEGLDGKKHLVPFVDQFIRQVSLDRRELVISMMEGLWD
- the trmD gene encoding tRNA (guanosine(37)-N1)-methyltransferase TrmD, with amino-acid sequence MDVTVLTAFPGLFEGFLRDGLVGSALSRGLIKVEVQDLRQWGVGNYRAIDDYSFGGRGGMTLSAPVLDAGLSAVSRSGEVPYVIYPSPQGVPLTQDLVESLPRDRHVVFVCGHFEGLDERFVQSRVDLEISLGDFVLSGGEIPVMAAIDAMARLVEGAVGKELSVREDSFFDGMLDTCHYTRPASWNGQNVPEVLLSGRDRDIDLWRRRTAVRRTLARRPDLLSRAGLMGYLSDQVHLGLAVDPFDPALAETACQCLAVADAYGLDRVLMSPTRGSLDDLRAALEGAKSVKALPSPDGMVRWIARKGRGAPAVLLAQQENGLPWLEAKRRIAQAEGPVLVLLGAERFDSAASVPLKRIEATDRALPPVALVSAVLDRFFGSR
- the rplS gene encoding 50S ribosomal protein L19, which produces MDPRIKLVEDKCMRHDIPEFRPGDTVRVNVKVKEGNRERIQAFEGVVIARKHGGATETFTVRKMSSGVGVERIFPLHCPTIAGVEVKRHGRVRRAKLYYLRSRRGKAARITERLLTK
- a CDS encoding phosphate ABC transporter substrate-binding protein, which encodes MKKRIFALAAAALLSAVSAFGSPLDAFKGQSGTIDIAGGTAHIPVMKKAAEDIMTFNPDIRISVAGGGSGVGVKQVGEGVVQIGNTGRALKAEEVEKYGLVTFPFAIDGVALAVNPANPVKALTSEQAKGIYTGAITDWKELGGEPGAIDIYGREDGSGTRQTFDDLVLGKNVESAPSVNAVNSNGAMKTAIANDPRAIGYVGIGYLDSSVAAVALDGAVPNQENAASGAYRVTRQLYMNTKGEPEGIVKAFIDYIYSDEGAKIISDSGYIPLKRK
- a CDS encoding PstC family ABC transporter permease, translating into MKRPENDVLTIKAPLWIRAAAGAAASILAALFAFVLITALDALREGRDFHLLGVTWNAARGLFGVAPMIFNTALLALCGASLGWLLSVGLALSLRFGQPKALRSGLLVLLRGMTAVPTVVYGFTGLFLLVPLIRGHLGGSGLCFLSAALLLALQGIPAMTLVIDGAASLVETKHAVAAAALGLSPLEIASRVTLPACRGALRDAAVLGLGRAMGDALIPVMVGGNALSFVTSPLGSMRTLAAHISLTLSSDLTGGEHLSLLLSGGVLLSMGFLVAGIGRALRAREARKRS
- a CDS encoding ABC transporter permease subunit, translating into MKCREASLTILRLVSLAAVAISVGALGWFLFRRGIPAINRQLFFGHVPPIDALLARRPVWDGIWPALAGTSCVMVLTLVLVAVPGLACGAYLASPGTSRLKSFLGLAVDLVAGVPSIVMGLFGFEFLLLLRRTVAPHATTCLLLAAGCLALLTLPTLALGVRASLAALPTDLALTGRALGMSEWQTLRHLLLPAAGRGVLSSFMLVLGRAAEDTAVIMLTGVVASGGLPGGLLGKFETLSFFVFYKSGQYLDAADLNRAFGAAVSLLAMTGVFLLVSWHLRKGMDRSWRRG
- a CDS encoding phosphate ABC transporter ATP-binding protein, which codes for MAFEKGDGPIVAERLETALDVSGLCASFAGAPVLSGVTFSAPRRAVTVLVGRSGSGKTTVLRAVNRLNECFPGYRESGSVTFHFSDGVRPHRGPRSFEATELRRRVAMVFQTPSPLPLSIRRNLTMPLEVLRNVRGKSASEEVEGALRTVGLWDEVKDRLDDSAETLSGGQKQRLCLARALALKPEMFLFDEPTASLDVRAAERLEKLITSLSAKFPVVMVSHSLEQARRLADQLVVIESGKTVGILTKDQLAEKTESELRLLLDGSEEVKDD
- the rpsB gene encoding 30S ribosomal protein S2 produces the protein MAVVSMKQLLECGVHFGHQTRRWNPKMKPYIFTERNGVYIIDLQKTVKGLEKAYDFVRSVGQDDGTLLFVGTKRQAQDTIAEEAQRSGQYYINQRWLGGLLTNFQTLRKRVQRMIELQKIDADDDWGEHTKKEISLLRKEKAKLEKYLQGIRDMKKLPDALFVIDPRREDIAVLEARKLGIPVISIVDTNCDPEMIDFPIPGNDDAIRAIKLITGLMANAMIEGRGGVDAAVERKPEVAEEENELASDEDVLDMKEKLTETYGSETAEGEED
- the tsf gene encoding translation elongation factor Ts, whose product is MEISASMVKELRERTGCGMMDCKKALAECGGDMEKAIDYLREKGLAKAAKKASRNAKDGRVFSYIHNTGKVGVLVELDCETDFVGRTDEFQQLGHDIAMHIAATNPAYLNPEAVPAEDLEHEKEICRAQLKEDPKFAGKPEKVLEGIIEGKIRKFYETNCLTEQFWIRDDKKQIKDLVNDLIAKLGENMVIRRYARFSIGE
- the pyrH gene encoding UMP kinase, with protein sequence MRYQRILLKLSGEVLAGKVGFGLDFRAIETICEQVAQVAREGVQVGLVVGGGNFFRGRQATDEGIERSQADYMGMLGTTINALALQDVLERKCQLPTRVLTAIEMRAIAEPYIRRRALRHMEKGRIVIFAAGTGSPYFSTDTTAALRAAEIGAQCLVKATKVDGIYDKDPQKYPDAVKFSHLTYQDALVKQIAVMDAASFSLCMENHIPIVVLNVQEKGTLWRFLIDGDEIGSIVSE
- the frr gene encoding ribosome recycling factor, which gives rise to MATFDVKTPMQKVIDHMNGEFLGIRTGRAHPGLVGDVKADYYGTPTPLKQMATVSVLDARTLQITPYDQTAVKTIEKAILAANIGVTPVVDGKVIRLSMPELTGERRKELCKYVSKLGEEAKIALRNLRRDANDFYKKAEDAGEISEDQLKTELDVVQKETDSFVSKVDELVKEKEKEVMENI